The DNA window ATGCGTAATTAACTCATAACATTTTTTAAAGAAAGTGTGTTATCATTCCTTCTGTTAAAAAAAATTTTTATTCAGGAGGATTTATTTATATGAAACGCTTTATAGTTTGTGTGTTAATTCTTGTTCTTGCTGTACCTGCCTTTTCTCATGAACTCACGATTAAAGCAAAATCAGCAGCCCCCGAAGCAGGCAAAAAATTTGAAGTAACTGTACAGTCTGCTCACAGGTTTATAATTCCTGAAGAGGTAGAAATTTTATCGCGTGTAAAGGCCGGACTAATCAAAGACGGTGAATTAATCGAGTCAAAATTAACCGGAAATGATAAAGATCTATGCATTGATTTTGACGTTACAGCACCTGAAGGAACATTTATAATCGCAGCAATTAAAGACGGCGAGTCATGGTGCGTAACAAATGAGGGCGGCAAAACTGGAGCAAGAAAAGATTTAGAGGCTCAGGGCTTGAAAGTTTTATCAGCTAATAAATATGATAAGTACGCAAAGGCAATTTTCAACGCGTCCGAGAATGATAAAAATTTTGCTCAAGTCTTAAATCACCCCTTAGAGATTATACCCGTTACAAATCCTGCTAATGTGAAAGTCGGCGAATATTTTGACGTTAAAATTTTGCTGAATGGCCAGCCATATACAGGACCTGTATGGGCAACTTATGACGGTTTTGCAGAATATCCGAACACTTACGCATATTACACGGAGTCAGAAAACGGCCAAGCTCATATAAAGATAACTGCTCCCGGTTTATGGGGGATTCGAGCGGCTCAAACGGGACTCCCCGGCAAACCCGGCGACTATGATAATTTGAATCTCCGGGCGTTCTTATTATTTTATGTGAAATAGTGAGATAACATGCGAAAATTTTTGCTCATTCCATCAATAATAATATTATTCTCAAGCTCGGCATTTGCGCACGGGACGGGCTATAATATTTCAGGATTGAAGGCTATAACACTTGAATTCTTTTACTCGACCGGTGAAAAAATGAGTTATCGTGAAGTAAAAGTTTTCTCACCCAGCGACTCAAAATTTGCGGTTCAGACCGGACGCACTGATGAATTCGGGCGGTTTGCATTTATTCCGAATATTTCAGGGGACTGGCGAGTTATAGCGCGCGACGAAGAAGGCCATCAATGCGAGGCAAATATTTTAGTTGACTCAGATTTTAACGCGTTTTCTCAAGATAAAGAAATTTCACAGCCTGATTTATATATTCGTTCATTGCTGGGAGTGAGCTTAATATTTAATCTTGCATTCTTAATAAAAATTTTTGTCAGGAGAAATAAATAAATGCATATAAGCGAGGGCATTTTATCAGGCGGAGTATTAATAGCAGGCTGGGCGGGGACTTTTGCGGGAGTCTCCGTAGGTCTCAAGAAAACTAATCCCGACAAAATTGTTAGAGTCGCTTTGTTGTCATCGGCCTTCTTTCTTGCTTCACTTGTAAATATTAAAATCGGCCCGAGTTCTACTCATTTATCTTTGTTAGCTCCAATGGGATTAATTTTAGGCTGGTCGGCATTTCCGGCGATTCTGGCTGCTTTATTATTGCAGGCTGTATTATTTCATTTCGGCGGCTTGCTTGTCTTAGGAGTGAACACGTTTATAATGGGACTCTCTTCAGTGAGTGTATATTTATTATTCGGTGAAAAGATTCGCGGCTCATACAGTAAGATTTATTCGTTTATAGCGGGATCACTAGCAATTATTATAGCTGCTTTGTTAGCTGGGTTGAGTCTGGGCTTGACTGACGGGAATTTTTTGACCGCTGCAAAGTTAATATTACTCGTTCATTTGCCGTTAAGCCTGATAGAAGGACTTGCTACAATGTTTATAATTTCGTGGCTTAAAAGAGTCTCCCCGGAGTTTCTATCATGATATTATTATTTGCGATAATTTATGCGCTGATTATTTCGTTGAGTGAATTAATTTTTTTGCTGGTTATCGAGTCTTTACTGCCCGTTATTATAATAGTTAAGAATCCAAGAATAATAAAATCTCTTGTTAAAATAAACGCGCTGAATTTAATAATGATAATGACTCTTGCTCTGACATGGCCGGATTTTCGCGGGGGGATTTTTACGGGATTGCTTATAACATGGAGGCTTAATTTAATTTATATAATTTTTTCGGGAGTAATTGCAAAACTGGGCTTTACGGGAATATATTCGGCTCTTGTAAAATTTCACGTTCCTGAAAAGTTGCGTATATTATTATTACTCACTATGCGGGGGATTTTCATAATGAATGATAGACTAGACTCTGCGTTAATTGCGTTGAAATTGCGAGCTCCTGACATGAGATTTATAACGAGATTTAAAACATTTGGCTATATAACCGGAAATATTTTACTGCAAAGTGAGTCGCGTTCTGAAAAAATGTTACAGGCCATAAAGTGCCGGGGCGGATTCGGAGGCTTTAATCAGATTATATAATGCTTGAGGTAAAAAATTTATCGTATAAGTAT is part of the Synergistaceae bacterium genome and encodes:
- a CDS encoding DUF4198 domain-containing protein encodes the protein MKRFIVCVLILVLAVPAFSHELTIKAKSAAPEAGKKFEVTVQSAHRFIIPEEVEILSRVKAGLIKDGELIESKLTGNDKDLCIDFDVTAPEGTFIIAAIKDGESWCVTNEGGKTGARKDLEAQGLKVLSANKYDKYAKAIFNASENDKNFAQVLNHPLEIIPVTNPANVKVGEYFDVKILLNGQPYTGPVWATYDGFAEYPNTYAYYTESENGQAHIKITAPGLWGIRAAQTGLPGKPGDYDNLNLRAFLLFYVK
- the cbiM gene encoding cobalt transporter CbiM, whose protein sequence is MHISEGILSGGVLIAGWAGTFAGVSVGLKKTNPDKIVRVALLSSAFFLASLVNIKIGPSSTHLSLLAPMGLILGWSAFPAILAALLLQAVLFHFGGLLVLGVNTFIMGLSSVSVYLLFGEKIRGSYSKIYSFIAGSLAIIIAALLAGLSLGLTDGNFLTAAKLILLVHLPLSLIEGLATMFIISWLKRVSPEFLS